TGGGGCCCCAAGTGtgtttggggggcagggggcatggCCTGCGTGAAAGGCACAGAGACCCGCATGGCTGGCGCACAGTGAGCAGAGGATGCGTGAGTGCTACCTGGAGGAGCGACACCAGGCGGCGGGGCCCAGACTCTGTCCGGCCCAGAGGCCATGAGGGCCAGGGTGGGAAGCTTCTGGGAGGTGACTCGACAGGTGGCTGTAGAGGCTGGAGCCAGGGGCAGCAGGCACGGGGACACAGGGATGGATAGAGGGACGCGGGGACGGGGGAGCAGGAGTCATCCAGGGTCATCCACACCTCTGTGCCGACCTCTCTGTCCTGAGCTCATGGGGGATGGCAACGCAGTTTACAgaagggggaaactgaggatGGAAACGTCTGGGAAGGAAGGTGGATTTCTGTGGGGACACTTCCAGCCTGGCGTGTGGGCCAGACGTCCCAGTGGAAAGCAGGCGGTTTGACCTCTGAGTCTGGAGCTGGGAAGCAAGGCCAGCTCGGTGACAGGACCAGGGAGCCTGCCAAGGGCTGAGACTcccagaggggtggagggagggagggagacaggggtgcaccgggctggggtgggggtggggtgtctcGGAAAGCCCGCATGGCTCTGGGATGCTGCGAGATGGGCGGGATCCCAGGAAGAACAGAAGGGGGCACGTTGGATACACATTCAGAGAACAAAGGCTAGGAGTCCCAGCCTCCCCCTGTGGGGTCATTGAGAGGCGCCTTCGCCTTCTTCTCTGTCACCTCTAACTTGCTGCAACGTCAAACCAGCTGATACACTGGACTTAAGAGTCGAGAGAAATTCTGGGTAAACTTTTTGTAGAGACAGGATACATTTCTCTGACATCTGAAGAGAACCGGACTTTAGTCCACCACTGGCCTGAATCACTCTTGAAGAAAAGTGGCCTCCTGTGGCCTAGCTGCCTTCAGCACCTCCTAGGGACACCTCAGGGACACCCGCAGGGACACCTCAGGGACACCAGGTACACCTTAGGGACAACCAGAGACACCCCAGGGACACATCAGGGACAGCCAGGGACACCAGGGACACACCAGGGATACCTCAGGAAAACCAGGAACACCAGGGACACACCAGGGATACCTCAGGAAAACTAGGGACACCAGGGACACACCAGGGATACCTCAGGGAAACCAGAGACACCTCAGGGACACATCAGGGACACCCCAGGGACATCCCCGGGACACATCAGGGACACACCAGGGATACCTCAGGGACAACCAGGGACACCTCAGGGATAACCAGGGACACCTCAGGGACACTTTAGGGACATCTCAGGGACACCCCAGGGACACGTCAGGGACATCTCAGGGACACCCCAGGGACACGTCAGGGACACATCAGGGACACCCCAGGGACACATCAGGGACAGGCCAGGGACACGTCAGGGACACATCAGGGACACCCCAGGGACACATCAGGGGCACCCCAGGGACAACCAGGGACACCTCAGGGACACCCCAGGGACACCTCAAGGACATCTGGGGTGCAGTGTATGTGGCTCTCTCCCAGCAGATACAGGATCACCCAATACAAAGGTACTggagaaatgagagaggaaagaCCTTCTCTAGGGATCAACACACCCCAAGCCCAGCAAGTGCTCATACTCACAGAGTGTCCTTTAAAGTCGCAAGGTAGGACTCCGTGTCCACTTCATGTATGTCCGAGTCCATTCTGGACAAGTAACGGTAAACATAGGAGAAAGTCTCAAACGGGATGCGCGCAGGCCCGCCCTCGGGGTCGGTGGTGAGGATCTCGCACAGGTGCTTCATCGAACTGTTCAGTGACTAGAAACACCACAAACCAGGTGGGGAAACAGTTACTACCTGGAATCACTAAAATGAAAGCACGAGACAGCAGTGGAATAGACGCTTGAGTGTATTTTACAGAAATTCTCCAAAAAGTATTCTCTCCATCTAAATTAGGAACTAGGTGAATTTATAATTGCTATTGGTGAAGAAGTAAAAAGGAAAGGTATGCTCAAGATGCATTTGGCCTGAAAAGAATTCTAAtccacagattttattttatattaaaatggaggcccctgggtggctcagtcagctaagcgtctgccttcggctcaggtcatgatcccaggatcctgggatcgagtcctacatcaggctctctgctcagtgaggagtctgcttctccctcttcctccacccctcctccctgtcgagttctctctcgctttctctctctctcaaataaataaataaaatctttttaagatggGAATGAGGAAGCATCACTCTACTTAAATGGGGGCCCTAAGCCACGGAATGCTCCAGCCCCTTCAGCGCCACGACACAGGTGGGGACGGACAGAACTAACAGTCACCAAGCAGAGGGGCCACCTGTGGAGGGCGGgttctagggcctcacctgctgTCCTGATGCCCCCCTGTGATCAGGCTCTGAGCAGGCTGCACACAGGGCTGGCCCTGCTCTGGGCTTTGACTCCGTTCCAGAAAGAACCAGCCCTTTCTCACCTGTGCGCTGTGCACCTGGTTCATGCTCCTTCCATCTGGGTTGGTCACTCCACCCAACCCTGGCTTTGGCCCAAACGCTGGTCCCTGGAGAAGCCACCCCCATCCTACAGGGCGCACGCCTGGGGCATGCTGCCCCTCCCTCGCGCCAGGAGGGCATAAGGAGCCACTGCCAACGTCGAGTGGAGGATGGTGTCACTTTAGCACTAGATTGTACCCAACCCCCAGTGATCTCACAAGAGCCCCCTAGAGCGGCAGGGACCAGGCCGGTAGCTTGAAATGAGGCACGGTGGAAGCATGTGCTCCTCATTTGGGGGCTCAGGCTGCAAGTGAGGACCCTTTGCCTCCGCAGAGAGCAGGCTGCTAACATTTAGGGGCCGCACTGAGGAGGAAAGAGCGAGAACAACACAGGGGGGACAGGCACCCATGTGGGGAGAGTCACACACAGACCCGCTTGACAGGGATCCTGACATCCTTAGGGACACACGCCTGGCTGGGGCCACATTTCCTATCTCAACGTGTCTGTGGGTCCAGCATCTGGGCACCGCTATGCTGGGCTGTCCAAGGCTCCAACTGCGGTGCCGCCGGCTTGGCCTCATCCAGAGGCTCGCCTGGGGATGGACCTGCTTCCCCGGCCCACGCCCTGGCCGACTGGCATCCCTGCGGGGCTGGCCCTCTGTAGACCCCTGATGCGGCCGCGCGCTTCCTCCAGGCTCCAGCTTGGCCAGCGTCTCGGGAACGTCGGGGAATCCCTCCTGCTTCCGGCAGGGAGAGCACGAAAGGACTCGAGTGAAGTCCACGGGCCCAGAGATTCTGGGGGTCCAGGCCCAGGTAACCCAGCAGGCCCGCCCCCCAGTGCCGGAagagccccagggctgggggtcTGGGGGGCTCCAGGCACAGGCGGGCAGCGAGGAGGCCTGAGCAGCCCCGAGCTCCCCAGCGCCCCAGCTGGGCCTTGGCGCACCCGGAAAGCCACTCACCAGGCCACCCGGACCCAGGCCGTGGCCCGGTCTCACCCTGGGGCAAAATGATGCTCTGACGGGAGAGGCGGCCGAGTCCTGCTGGGGGGGCGCTTTCTCCGCGGCCACGGCATTGCCCGCCCGCCCCGCAGGGCCGTCCTCGACAGGGCTCGGGGACAACAAAGCTGCCCGTTTTACAATCCATGCTCCTTGCTTGCAACTTTCCAGAGACACGTCGATATGTTGGCTTCGCCTTGATGTCGTGGCGGGCGGCAGAGGCTGAGGAAGGAAGGCGCCGAAGGCAGCAGCTGGCGCGCAGCCGGCACAGGCGGCCTGTGAACGCGCCGCACACGCTTCCAGGCCCAGCTACCTACGGGAAGCGGACGTGCAGCCGGCCCGGTGTCACTGCCTCCCGCAAAGGCACGGCGACGTTACCCGTGTGAACGTGGCTGACAACGGGGTGCGTGGCAATTTTTATATCCAAGAGGATTCCTAGAGCAACTTGCCTGGCTCTGTCCCTGGGGGCCTGTCTCCTGGGCACAGACTCCTGGGCCCAGGGGCTTGTGGGCCGACGCCCCCTCCTGGGCATGCGCTGCCCTTGGTTCCTGCCAAGCACAGTCCAAGCCCCAGCCGGTGACATCAAGGCAGAGATGTGGGAGGAAAACAGGCCTGCAGCGCCTGTCTCCTGAGCGTGTGGGCAGTGCCAGTGCTGTGGGGTCTGTTTCAGAATTTTTGGGGCTCTTGTGAGGACACCCAGAGCCACCTCGCACCTCCCCAGATTCCCTTTTAGCTCACCAGGAAGTGGCTATCTGCACGACACACAGAGGGACCCCTTTGCCCAGAAGAGGGGACCTCACTCCGAGTGTGGCCTGACCTGAGGGTGCTCGGGAGATGGAGCTCAGTGCTTCAAGCAGCACTTGAAGCTTGGTCCCACCCCCCAAATTCCACTTTTAAAAAGCTggaggtgggggcacctgggtggctcagtggttgagcatttgcctttggctcaggtcgtgatcctggggtcctgggatcaagtcccacattgggctcctggcatggagcctgcttttccctctgcctgtgtctgcctctctgtgtatcatgaataaacaaaatctttttttaaaaaaagctggaGGTCCTTTTCACTTACTTCCTCCCCCTCGcggtttttctctcctctaaaGTACAGCTCGTATCGTGGACTCGTGGCAGGTGAGGCTGGCAGACAGGTGTTCTCCAGCTGGCCGGGGCACAGTCGTCTAGAGGAGAATGGAGCACCCCCGTGTGAGCCCAGTGGCAGGCCAGTGGAGGCATGGGGGTCAAGTGCACCcgcctctcctctcttctccctgggggggggggcacccagcAGTGGGGTGACTGGTGCTGGAGGGGGGGGCATCCAGGAGCCCAAGAGCAGCTCCCCTGACTCACGGGGCAGCTATCAAGCAAGCCTGTGACTTGGGGCTCCCACCCATGCAGGGCTCCTTTTCCGGAGCCACAGGGTGAAAGGAATATTGGAGTCTAAGCCCACCTGAGATGGGCTTAGAGACCTAGCTGGGAAATCTGAGTGGAGAGCAGGAGGGGTGAGCCGGGCGCTGCCTCTGCCACTGGGCTGCCAGGGCGCCCGGATGATGGTCCAAGATGCCCAGTCCTACACGGGGAAGCACAGCTGTGCTTGGGTGATGGTCTGGGGATTCTCTGGAGAGTGCCGCTGGGAGGCTGACATTGAGCGCCTTTCTGAGTAAGAATCCTTCCAGGATCTCAAATGACATCACCGATAATCCCGAGTCGTACTCTCTGGGGCAGGAATCTGCAGGCTCTCTTCTCCCTCGGCATCGGGCCCAGGGGTGGCGTGCTCCTGAGGCCCTCCCTCCTGGGCGCCTCCGAGCCCAGGGTCTGCGTGCAAATCCTGCTCAGCCGCTTCTGGGGCGACTCACTGAGCTGGCGAGGTTCCCAGAACAGGCCCTTCCTGGAGGGCTGCCCGGAGGATCAAGGACCACACAGCCCATGGCGAGGACGTTCGACGTGCAGCCCGTTCCTAAGCCGTGTGCGTGGACAAACACGGCGTAGCACACGTGCGTATTTGCCTCTGCACATGGGGAGATGTTCTTGTGAGGAACCAGATTCAGTGCTTCTCGGGGCCTCACAGAGTCGGGCTGCGGGCTTGTCATCATGGACCTTCTCAGTCAGGTGCAGGGGGGATGGGGCACTTCCTTCtcagtttttttaatataataaaaaaagatcttcACGCTTAAAAAACGGAGAATTCTGATCCACGGTTTTAATGCTTAGGATTGTTGCAGGGGCTGCAGCAACGTAAAGGGTCACGACGGACCACACCATCATCCTGCCAGGCCAGTATCGGGCAGCGCTGGAGAACACagccctccccgcaccccctgcTCGGCCAGCCCACGGCGCCCGCCCCCCACCGGCTCCAGGGGTCCGCACACCTGCCTACTGTGCACTCAACAAACattgggaaggaagggagggaggaggagggaaggacgACCCTGAAATGTAAGCAGAGGCTCTGGTCTCTGTAGAGACCTTAAGCTCGGTTCGTCTGACCAGTGATTTGGAGGAGTCTAAGAGCTCAGAGAACGTGTCTGCCAGCAGCCCGCAGAGGCCGGGGATGAAGGAAGCAGAAACAGAGTCTGTTGTCTTGACAGAGGAGCAACTAGATTCCAATTCAACAAATgtggaggggcacctaggtggctccgtcggtgaagcgtctgccttcagctcaggttgtgatctcagggtcctgggatcgagccccacatcgggctccctgctcagtgaaaagcagcttgaggttctctctcccccttcgCCCCTCccccttaagaaaaaaacaaagatggatGCAAAAATGCCAAACTACACCAAAACTGTCACCTCGTCACCTCCAAGTCACAGCTCTGTGTGGTTGGTGTACTTCCCAGCTACCCCAGCCAACGTGGGCACACAGTGGCTTCTCCCCATCGGGCCTGGTCGCCCCAGAGCTGTGTGCACTAGGGGCAGGAGTGGCCAGCCAGGAAAGCCAACACCTCcatccttcccccacctctccGCTTACCCTTCCCCCAATACATACGTGGTCAGTGAACCAGAGGGGACCCTCCCCGCCCGCCTGGCCTCAGAGTCCACCACCCACAGCAAACACACTGTTGAGGTGGCATAGAAAGGGGACAGGCCAGGACCCCACACTGCCCAGCTAGgatgagaaagagaggagaaaggagaggccCTGTGTGATGGCTtccctgtcccttcccctctgctcagtTCCAGGAGGTGACAAATGTCTCCACCTAGTGTCCCACACGGCACATGGACAAGAGACCCCATCTCTTGCTCCAGGCTTGGTTTTCAACCCAGGGCTTACTTTTCATGATTGGGGGAGTTAAAATTACAGAGATGGATCCCCAAAATACGAAATGTCCTTTCTCACCACTGTTAGAACCTAAATTTCACAGCTATGTTTAAAGGCACAAACCACAATTTCTAATATtagatattaattttatattatgaaaacCTTGCTTCCAGAGTTCCAGATGAACAGAGCAACGTGGAATCATTTTCAGTAGGCACATCTGTCTTTGTCCTTCCCACCTACCAGCCCACGCCCCCTGCTACATCTGAGCCCCTCATAGCTGCAGGAGGGTCCCCGGCACCCATTAGCCCAGGGGGGCGACCTCTCTAGGGCTGGCCAACACCCTGCTTTGGGCCCTTGTGCAGCAACCAGCCCACACCAGGCTCTACTGGGGTCTCAGACTCTCTCGCTGGGGCCACTAATAGAACCAGTAAATGGTGGTCTATTCACAGAGTACATATTACACATCAGGCCACGAATGACCCTCAGCGGTCTGTGATGATGCAGATGGGGAGAGTTAGAAATCTAATTGGGAATGAATACAAGTTCCAGAAGATTACTAATAGCAATGACCTCTTCATAAAGTTAAGacccatgaaaataaataatggattTCTTGCGGGTGTGTACGTGGCCCACAGGAAGCAGATCTGCGGCAGTGGCtgcagggggagggatggaggaagaggaCAGGCGCCTGGGGCAGTGGTCACCGGGGGTTCATGCGCTCCTCACACAAAGTGACTTCTAAGACTTAGAGTCAGAGAACAGTGTGCACCATGAAGCGAGGACTGTGAATGATCCAGTTACGCTCCAAGCGGCCCAAAGACAAGGCAGGGGGGTAAAATGACTGCACTGCCCACCTCTGCAGCAAGGGGAGACAGGGCTCCTTCCAAAaccccttcttaaaaaaaaaaaacaaacaaacaaaaaaaaaaaaaaacaaaaaaaaaacccttcttcatgggcagcccaggtggctcagcagtttagcgcagcctttggcccagggcgtgatcctggagacccaggatcgagtcccacatctggctccctgcatggagactgcttctccctctgcctgtgtctctgcctctctctctctctctctctctctctcataaataaaatctttggggggggaaaaaaaaagcccttcttCGCGAGTGTAGAGTGGTTACGCTCCCTTCCCTGGCGCCTGGCCCCCGTGTCTCACAGAGACTTGGACACTGGAGCTGAAGACAGAGTTTCCAGATCCCCAGAGAAGTCCTGCCGAATCCGCACGCTCCagtccctccctgcccagccctcctTGGGTAGCAGCCCCCTGTTCCGTGGGGACTGGAGGGTCCTCTGTGTCTTCTTTCCCAAGGGTCACACTCAACATCGTCAAGGTGGCACCGTATCGGTTAGCCGCTAACCACATATTTTAActcaactataaaataattttacgcCTCTTCCCATAGATGAGGAAAACATGGTATTATCTGTTTACCAAATGATGTGTAGCTCAATAAGAAGTCATGGATGCATTCTCTTCTAGCACCTACATGCATTCTCATAGTATCCTTATATTTTATCTActgttaacaatttttaaatggaagtattCCTAAGCCTTTAACttctgcaaattaaaataactgtaAGTCTAAAAATACAACAGGCACCTGAAAAAGAATCGCTTCTCTCAGACAAAATTACTAAAGTTATGAAAGTGTTTCCTTCGGTTACTGAAACACCTACCTTATTTTTAACCAGGCCTATGATTACATGGGATTATTCATATGCTACTCATAGGTACGTACCCCACCAAGCATGCTACATCCAAGCGCTAAAAATTTTATCCACTCGATCTTGTCTTCGCAAGGATCCAACTGCAACAGAGCCCTGAAGTTCTCTATTGGCAGGCacaaatttttccatttctgctcaAGATCTGCTAATTCCACATACTGCTTGTGGCTACACTGTATAGAAAACACAGTGGGACAAAATTTATAAGcttttaagtttgtatttttctttaagttttaaaaacttgtgAAATAATATAATGCTTATGAATACTAACACGTGTCCAAGTACCCAACCACATGCAGGGAAAAAGATGAACTCTGGACTCACAACACGGTTACCCTGAGAGAGCAAGGTGGGAAGGGGTGCGGCGGGAGGGCCTGGCCAGGAAGGGGTGGCAGGAAGGGGCAGCAGGGGATGTTTTACTTCTTGGAAGTCAAAAGGCCTGTGATGCAAATATGGCATAATGTCACGACTGAGCAAAAGGGGCATACACGCATTGGGTAGATGATTCTCTGCTGTCTGTGCGAAACACTTCACAACAAAAAatgaacttcaataaataaaagcatttaaaatccaGCCCACTAAACTTGTTAATAGTTAAAtggaagaaatcttaaaattgaaaataaatgccTTCCTTCCATTATTTGAAACAATCTGTGAAAATGGGTCACCACTGCGATCTGCTAATGGCAGCGTGCTACGTGAAAAGCTTTGAGCAATTTCGGCATATTTTTTCCCAAGTTACTCCTTCCAATGATCATTTGTGTTCCCTTAAGATAGACAACCATGGAATAATCCTATTTTTCGAAGTCAGTGTGTCCTGCACAGAAGCACTGTACGTCAAAATGTATAATGGGGAAAAAACCACTTTAAAGATCAAGGTTAgaatgcctggtggctcagcggttgagcaactgcctttggctcaggttgtgatcccaggatcctgggatcgagtcccccatcgggctccctgcagggagcctgcttctccccctgcctgtgtctctgcctctctgtctctctcatgaataaataaaatcttaaaaaaaaaaaaaaaaagatcaaggcTCTACCAACAATGTCACTTTTAGCAACACAACCCAATCGTTAGGAAGGCTCCACCTGGCTGGGCGACAGACTCCCTATTAACTTGAGTCTCTACAAGCAAGGTGGCAGGAGAGGGCTGGCCAGGAGGGGTCTCGTCCACGGCCAGGCTCTCTGCAACACCGCACACCAGCCAAAGGGCAGTGTG
The Canis aureus isolate CA01 chromosome 31, VMU_Caureus_v.1.0, whole genome shotgun sequence genome window above contains:
- the ROPN1L gene encoding ropporin-1-like protein isoform X2, with product MPLPDTMFCAQQIQIPPELPDILKQFTKAAIRTQPADVLQWSAGYFSALSRGDPLPVKDRIEMPVATQKTDTGLTQGLLKVLHKQCSHKQYVELADLEQKWKNLCLPIENFRALLQLDPCEDKIEWIKFLALGCSMLGGSLNSSMKHLCEILTTDPEGGPARIPFETFSYVYRYLSRMDSDIHEVDTESYLATLKDTLESRKNGMIGLSDFFVLTRKV